In the genome of Ctenopharyngodon idella isolate HZGC_01 chromosome 19, HZGC01, whole genome shotgun sequence, one region contains:
- the marcksl1b gene encoding MARCKS-related protein 1-B, translating to MGSQASKGGVAVEGKAAAADPAAVKTNGQENGHVKTNGDVSAKAEGDAATTNGSAEAAKESEAGAGDAIEPAPAAEGEAAKPEGEATKETPKKKKKKFSLKNSFKFKGISLKKNKKSTEVKEEAAAAAPATEEKPEENGAAAEEKKEEETKPEETPAPAETPKAEETAAKAEEPAAPKEEAAAPAAEPTKPTEETSSTPAPSEQKE from the exons ATGGGATCCCAGGCATCAAAGGGAGGAGTGGCTGTGGAGGGGAAAGCCGCCGCTGCTGACCCGGCTGCCGTCAAGACTAACGGACAG GAGAACGGCCATGTTAAGACCAATGGCGATGTCTCTGCCAAGGCAGAGGGAGATGCCGCCACCACCAACGGTTCTGCGGAGGCAGCTAAGGAATCTGAGGCTGGAGCCGGTGATGCCATCGAGCCCGCGCCCGCCGCCGAGGGAGAGGCCGCCAAACCAGAGGGCGAGGCCACCAAGGAGACccccaagaagaagaagaagaagttcTCCCTGAAGAACTCCTTCAAATTCAAGGGCATCTCACTGAAGAAGAACAAGAAGAGCACTGAGGTGAAGGAAgaggctgctgctgctgctccggCCACCGAAGAGAAGCCAGAGGAGAACGGGGCGGCCGCTGAGGAGAAGAAGGAGGAGGAGACCAAGCCCGAGGAGACACCCGCCCCCGCCGAGACCCCCAAGGCCGAGGAAACCGCAGCCAAGGCTGAGGAGCCTGCTGCCCCCAAGGAAGAGGCTGCTGCACCTGCTGCAGAGCCCACAAAACCAACAGAGGAGACCAGCTCAACACCTGCACCATCCGAACAGAAGGAGTGA
- the hdac1 gene encoding histone deacetylase 1 isoform X1, which yields MALSSQGTKKKVCYYYDGDVGNYYYGQGHPMKPHRIRMTHNLLLNYGLYRKMEIYRPHKANAEEMTKYHSDDYIKFLRSIRPDNMSEYSKQMQRFNVGEDCPVFDGLFEFCQLSTGGSVAGAVKLNKQQTDIAINWAGGLHHAKKSEASGFCYVNDIVLAILELLKYHQRVLYIDIDIHHGDGVEEAFYTTDRVMTVSFHKYGEYFPGTGDLRDIGAGKGKYYAVNYPLRDGIDDESYEAIFKPIMAKVMEMYQPSAVVLQCGADSLSGDRLGCFNLTIKGHAKCVEYMKSFNLPLLMLGGGGYTIRNVARCWTYETAVALDSTIPNELPYNDYFEYFGPDFKLHISPSNMTNQNTNDYLEKIKQRLFENLRMLPHAPGVQMQAIPEDAVQEDSGDEEDDPDKRISIRAHDKRIACDEEFSDSEDEGQGGRRNAANYKKPKRVKTEEEKDGEEKKGEPTDVKEEEKASEEKMDTKGPKEELKTV from the exons ATGGCGCTGAGTTCTCAAGGAACAAAGAAGAAAGTTTGCTATTATTATGACG gaGATGTTGGGAATTACTACTATGGCCAGGGTCATCCGATGAAACCCCACAGAATCCGGATGACCCACAACCTCCTGCTCAACTATGGGCTGTATAGGAAAATGGAAATTTAT CGGCCTCATAAGGCCAATGCTGAAGAAATGACCAAGTACCACAGTGACGACTACATCAAGTTCCTTCGTTCCATCCGCCCAGACAACATGTCTGAGTACAGCAAGCAGATGCAGAGAT TTAACGTAGGGGAGGATTGTCCTGTCTTTGACGGCTTATTTGAGTTCTGTCAGCTCTCAACAGGTGGATCTGTTG CTGGGGCTGTGAAACTCAACAAACAGCAGACAGACATTGCCATTAACTGGGCAGGAGGCCTTCATCATGCCAAGAAATCTGAGGCATCTGGATTCTGCTACGTCAACGACATCGTACTGGCCATTCTGGAACTGCTCAA ATACCATCAAAGAGTGCTTTACATTGACATTGACATTCATCACGGTGATGGAGTTGAGGAAGCCTTCTACACAACTGACCGTGTCATGACTGTGTCCTTCCACAAATATGGAGAGTATTTCCCTGGTACCGGAGACCTCAGA gaTATTGGCGCAGGGAAGGGAAAATACTACGCTGTAAATTACCCACTCAGGGATGGTATCGATGATGAATCCTACGAAGCCATATTCAAACCT ATCATGGCCAAAGTGATGGAGATGTACCAGCCCAGTGCTGTGGTGCTCCAGTGCGGCGCTGACTCTCTGTCTGGAGATAGATTGGGCTGCTTTAACCTCACCATCAAAG GTCATGCTAAGTGTGTGGAGTACATGAAGAGCTTCAACCTGCCCCTGCTCATGCTGGGAGGTGGAGGCTACACCATCAGGAACGTGGCCCGCTGCTGGACCTATGAGACGGCTGTCGCGCTGGACAGCACTATTCCCAATG AGCTCCCGTATAATGACTACTTTGAGTATTTTGGACCTGATTTCAAGCTCCACATCAGCCCCTCCAACATGACCAATCAGAATACAAATGACTACCTGGAAAAGATCAA ACAGCGGTTGTTTGAGAATCTGCGGATGTTGCCTCATGCCCCAGGGGTTCAGATGCAGGCGATCCCAGAGGATGCTGTTCAGGAAGACAGTGGAGATGAGGAGGACGACCCTGACAAACGCATCTCCA TCCGTGCCCATGACAAGCGGATAGCCTGCGATGAGGAGTTCTCAGATTCTGAGGACGAAGGACAGGGTGGCCGGAGAAATGCAGCCAATTACAAGAAGCCTAAACGAGTGAAGACTGAAGAAGAGAAGgatggagaagagaagaaaGGTGAGCCAACAG ATGTTAAAGAAGAAGAGAAAGCTTCAGAAGAAAAAATGGACACAAAGGG gccAAAAGAAGAATTAAAAACAGTCTGA
- the hdac1 gene encoding histone deacetylase 1 isoform X2: MALSSQGTKKKVCYYYDGDVGNYYYGQGHPMKPHRIRMTHNLLLNYGLYRKMEIYRPHKANAEEMTKYHSDDYIKFLRSIRPDNMSEYSKQMQRFNVGEDCPVFDGLFEFCQLSTGGSVAGAVKLNKQQTDIAINWAGGLHHAKKSEASGFCYVNDIVLAILELLKYHQRVLYIDIDIHHGDGVEEAFYTTDRVMTVSFHKYGEYFPGTGDLRDIGAGKGKYYAVNYPLRDGIDDESYEAIFKPIMAKVMEMYQPSAVVLQCGADSLSGDRLGCFNLTIKGHAKCVEYMKSFNLPLLMLGGGGYTIRNVARCWTYETAVALDSTIPNELPYNDYFEYFGPDFKLHISPSNMTNQNTNDYLEKIKQRLFENLRMLPHAPGVQMQAIPEDAVQEDSGDEEDDPDKRISIRAHDKRIACDEEFSDSEDEGQGGRRNAANYKKPKRVKTEEEKDGEEKKDVKEEEKASEEKMDTKGPKEELKTV, encoded by the exons ATGGCGCTGAGTTCTCAAGGAACAAAGAAGAAAGTTTGCTATTATTATGACG gaGATGTTGGGAATTACTACTATGGCCAGGGTCATCCGATGAAACCCCACAGAATCCGGATGACCCACAACCTCCTGCTCAACTATGGGCTGTATAGGAAAATGGAAATTTAT CGGCCTCATAAGGCCAATGCTGAAGAAATGACCAAGTACCACAGTGACGACTACATCAAGTTCCTTCGTTCCATCCGCCCAGACAACATGTCTGAGTACAGCAAGCAGATGCAGAGAT TTAACGTAGGGGAGGATTGTCCTGTCTTTGACGGCTTATTTGAGTTCTGTCAGCTCTCAACAGGTGGATCTGTTG CTGGGGCTGTGAAACTCAACAAACAGCAGACAGACATTGCCATTAACTGGGCAGGAGGCCTTCATCATGCCAAGAAATCTGAGGCATCTGGATTCTGCTACGTCAACGACATCGTACTGGCCATTCTGGAACTGCTCAA ATACCATCAAAGAGTGCTTTACATTGACATTGACATTCATCACGGTGATGGAGTTGAGGAAGCCTTCTACACAACTGACCGTGTCATGACTGTGTCCTTCCACAAATATGGAGAGTATTTCCCTGGTACCGGAGACCTCAGA gaTATTGGCGCAGGGAAGGGAAAATACTACGCTGTAAATTACCCACTCAGGGATGGTATCGATGATGAATCCTACGAAGCCATATTCAAACCT ATCATGGCCAAAGTGATGGAGATGTACCAGCCCAGTGCTGTGGTGCTCCAGTGCGGCGCTGACTCTCTGTCTGGAGATAGATTGGGCTGCTTTAACCTCACCATCAAAG GTCATGCTAAGTGTGTGGAGTACATGAAGAGCTTCAACCTGCCCCTGCTCATGCTGGGAGGTGGAGGCTACACCATCAGGAACGTGGCCCGCTGCTGGACCTATGAGACGGCTGTCGCGCTGGACAGCACTATTCCCAATG AGCTCCCGTATAATGACTACTTTGAGTATTTTGGACCTGATTTCAAGCTCCACATCAGCCCCTCCAACATGACCAATCAGAATACAAATGACTACCTGGAAAAGATCAA ACAGCGGTTGTTTGAGAATCTGCGGATGTTGCCTCATGCCCCAGGGGTTCAGATGCAGGCGATCCCAGAGGATGCTGTTCAGGAAGACAGTGGAGATGAGGAGGACGACCCTGACAAACGCATCTCCA TCCGTGCCCATGACAAGCGGATAGCCTGCGATGAGGAGTTCTCAGATTCTGAGGACGAAGGACAGGGTGGCCGGAGAAATGCAGCCAATTACAAGAAGCCTAAACGAGTGAAGACTGAAGAAGAGAAGgatggagaagagaagaaaG ATGTTAAAGAAGAAGAGAAAGCTTCAGAAGAAAAAATGGACACAAAGGG gccAAAAGAAGAATTAAAAACAGTCTGA